In Bacteroidales bacterium, a single genomic region encodes these proteins:
- a CDS encoding tetratricopeptide repeat protein — protein sequence MLYKNIFIIIFSLLLINNISAEYQKDINSLLKELENSEDTSRINILNELAWSYRNNDTHKAFEYSKQALTLAEDIKYSKGISLAYTNLGVISIFKGEYNQAIEYFNKSAEIYEGENQEQNIAYQYGNIGITYFRMAEYQKAIDYYFKALEINKKFNNKNSEASLYIKIGAVYSKIGNYPDAFKYHFKSLRILEKTNDKNGIAQCYNNIAINYKYQGNTKQALEFYLKALQVFQELDNIRGEAECLNNIGVLHESIKEYNKSIQYYQKALDIFKQLGYKNGISTCLGNLSQIYSINKNYKNAIKYNKEALIINNEINDKSGIVHCMNNYASIYEQLGEHDSVIEYSHKGFELAKKINSDISIKNSCLYLSKAYYNKNNFKEAYTYYKIYSDTKDSIFNKDKSEIIEDIKARYELEKKENEINQLLYNKKIDDYKRFVLVGLIVILIVFSLLIFLWQRNIINKKKKLALAEKSLKEAILKNTQLEKQNLEAEIEYKNKEIINFALNISQKNDFLENMKNDIKKISNEISNKADKDILNNILIKINLPQSIDNDRKEFENHVEQVNKAFFHKLNNNFPSLTKNEKRLIALLRLNLSSKEIANVFNISPSSVDMYRHRLRKKLKLSSEDNLIDFINNI from the coding sequence ATGCTTTATAAAAATATTTTTATAATAATATTTTCTCTATTACTAATAAATAATATAAGTGCTGAATATCAAAAAGATATTAATTCCTTATTAAAAGAATTAGAAAATTCAGAAGATACAAGCAGAATAAATATTTTAAATGAACTTGCATGGTCATACAGGAATAACGATACTCATAAAGCTTTCGAATACAGCAAACAGGCATTAACATTAGCAGAAGATATTAAATATTCCAAAGGTATTTCATTAGCATATACTAATCTTGGAGTTATTAGCATTTTTAAAGGTGAATATAATCAAGCTATTGAATATTTTAATAAATCTGCTGAAATATATGAAGGGGAAAACCAAGAGCAAAATATTGCATATCAATATGGTAATATAGGCATTACATATTTTAGAATGGCAGAATATCAAAAAGCAATCGACTATTATTTTAAAGCACTTGAAATAAATAAAAAATTTAATAATAAAAATTCCGAAGCAAGTTTATATATAAAAATTGGAGCTGTTTATTCAAAAATAGGGAATTATCCTGATGCTTTTAAATATCATTTTAAATCGTTACGAATTTTAGAAAAAACAAATGATAAAAATGGAATTGCTCAATGTTATAATAATATTGCAATAAATTATAAATATCAGGGAAATACCAAACAGGCTCTTGAATTTTATTTGAAAGCACTACAAGTTTTTCAGGAACTTGACAATATAAGGGGAGAAGCTGAATGTTTAAATAATATTGGTGTTCTACATGAAAGTATTAAAGAATATAATAAATCTATACAATATTATCAGAAAGCTTTAGACATTTTTAAACAACTTGGTTATAAAAATGGGATATCAACCTGCCTGGGAAATTTATCTCAAATATATTCTATTAATAAAAATTATAAAAATGCTATAAAATATAATAAAGAAGCCCTGATTATTAATAACGAAATAAATGATAAAAGTGGAATTGTTCATTGTATGAATAATTATGCCAGTATTTATGAACAACTCGGCGAACACGATAGCGTTATAGAATATTCACATAAAGGATTTGAATTGGCAAAAAAAATAAATTCAGATATTTCGATAAAAAATTCTTGTTTATATCTTTCAAAAGCATATTACAACAAGAATAATTTTAAAGAAGCATATACTTATTATAAGATTTATTCTGATACTAAAGATAGTATTTTTAATAAAGATAAATCTGAGATAATCGAAGATATAAAAGCAAGATACGAATTAGAAAAAAAAGAAAATGAAATTAATCAACTATTGTATAATAAGAAGATTGATGATTATAAGAGATTTGTTCTTGTTGGTTTAATAGTAATTCTGATTGTTTTTAGCTTGTTAATATTTTTATGGCAAAGAAATATTATAAATAAAAAGAAAAAATTGGCTTTAGCTGAAAAATCATTAAAAGAAGCAATATTGAAGAATACACAATTAGAAAAACAAAATCTTGAAGCTGAAATTGAATATAAAAACAAAGAAATAATAAATTTTGCACTAAATATTTCTCAGAAAAATGATTTTCTCGAAAATATGAAAAACGATATTAAAAAAATAAGTAATGAAATAAGTAATAAAGCAGATAAGGATATTTTGAACAATATTTTAATTAAAATAAATTTACCACAAAGCATTGATAATGACAGAAAAGAATTTGAAAATCATGTTGAACAAGTAAATAAAGCTTTTTTTCATAAACTCAATAATAATTTCCCATCACTTACAAAAAACGAAAAAAGATTAATTGCTTTACTAAGATTAAACCTTTCATCAAAAGAAATTGCAAATGTATTTAACATTTCGCCTTCAAGTGTTGATA